The genomic segment GCTTTTTTAAAATATGAGATTATTGGTTTAAATCTTATTTTTAGCAAGTTTAATTTATAAATTAAACTATTTGCTTCAGTCAATTTCAAAAATGTCACTAACACCGGTTTTTGAAACTTTTTCAATTAGTTTAAATGAGATTAAATCTTTATAAACTAGTTTGGTGTTTAGTCTTGGTTTATGGCCCACTTGTTCACTAAATCAATTAAATAGTTTTTGGTCTTCTTCATTATCAGGTAGTTCAAGATTCAAAACTTCAGCCAATTCAAGTTGTTTCCAAAGATCTTTCATCGTTACCATACCTTTGGCACGACATTTTTCTAAACTAATTTCATAAATCGTTTCATCGGTGTCATATTCATCATAAATTTCGCCAACGACTTCTTCTAAAATGTCCTCAATCGTGATAATTCCGATAACTTTTTCAGAGCTATTGTTCTCAACCACAAAAGCCATTTGTGCTTGTGATCTACGCATTTTTTCAAGAGCACTTGACAATGTTGAATTTGCCGAAATATTAGGAACAGTTTTAATGTAATTCATAATATTTCCTTTCTTTAGAAAGAAAATATCACGTAATAGAATAATTCCAATTAGATTATCATCTTTTTTAATTGGTAGCCTTGAGAATTTTGTTTCCTTAAATTTTGCCAAAGTTTCTGCCAAAGAAAAATGCGACATTATATAATCAACATTTTTTAATTTAATGTAGTGTTGTGAGACTTTAGTTGAATCTAAGTCTAGAGCGTTTTTTGCCATTGAAGATTCATTAATTTCTAGTACACCTTCATTTTTTGCGACATTAAGAAGACTTTTTACTTCTTCTTCAGTATTTGTAATGTAAATTCTCTTACCCAGTTTACTAATTGGATATGAAATTGGAAAGAAAATCCAATATAGGGTTTCAATAAATCAATAAAAAGTTTTGATTACACCAACCGGGTGAGCTTTAGCAACTAGTTTAGGAATAATTTCAGCAAAGATGACAGTAATTGGCGTCATTACCAATGTTGAAATTAATAAAACTAGTCCATCTTTATTAGGGATGGCTTGATTTAGGACTAAAGAGAGTAATACTGAGCCTAAAATATTGACTAAATTATTACCAAGTAAGACAACACTAAGCGTTCGATTAAAATTAGCATGTTGTTTTTGAATCAACTTAGCGCCACGTTTTTTATTATCAATTAATGATTGAATCTTAGCTGAACCTACTGAAGTATAGGCGGTTTCGCAAGATGAAAAAATTGCACTTGAAATCAATAGAACTAAAATTGCAATGATTTCAATTAAGTAAATATGTCAAGGTGTCGGGGAGGGCATTTTATTTTTTTATAACTCCATTAGCAAGATAAAATTGATTGATAGTTATATATTATAATGTTAACATGTTTAAATTTGAAGATGTTACTTTAATAGAATTGCCTAACAAAACTCTAAGACAAAAATCAAATGATATTACTCTACCTTTAACTAAAGAAGATGAAGATTTAATTCAAAAAATGATTTTTCATGTTGATGATAGTCAAGAAAAAGAAACTAAATTTCGTCCGGCAGTTGGTGTTGCCGCTGTACAGTATGGAATTTTAAAAAATGTATTTTATATTTTATTGAAAGATGAAAATAACGAAGTTTTATTTAAAGATGCTTTGATCAATCCACAAATGGTTGCTCATTCCGAACATAAACTTGCTTTAGATGAAGGAGAAGGGTGCTTAAGCGTTAATCAAAATGATCCAGGGCAAGCAGGATATGTACCTAGATATGCAAGAGTCGTAATGAAAGCTTATTCTTATTATGAAAAGAAAGAAAAAACTTACGATGTTTCAGGGTATTTGGCAATAATTTTTCAACACGAATACGATCATTTGTTTGGAAAATTGTTTATTGATCATTTAAATAAAAAAGAACCTTGGAAGGTTCCTAAAAATACAACAATAATCTAGTTTTTTAAAATTTTTAAAACTCCACTATATTGATATATTTGATCGTTAGTATAATAGATGCCGATTCGGTATCTATTTTTGTTAATTGTGCGATCATCCAAACCTAGCGCATAGAAACCGGTAGTAAATTTAAGATGATATTCACTCTCTTTTTCTTCTAAAACAAGATCGTTTTTTAATATAAAAGGGCTAAAACGATTGCGTTGTAAAAAACTTTTATTGTCTTTGAAAACTTGTGAAAATAGTTCGGCTTTTCTAAAAATGTCATTTTCAGAATTAATGCGCTTAACAATATCTTTAAGATCCGCCACTTTACCCGAATAGCTAAACTCAAGATCTTTGATTAAATTATCAGTTTGTGATTTTGCAAGCCGATTTGTTAAGTTTGGATCACCTTTTAGATTCTTTAATTCAATTCGGCGCAAAACAACATAATCATTAGGATCTTTTGAATTAATTAATTGCAAATCAAAAAGTACCTTAGAATTACTTACGCCATCTACAATTACATTGTGCATTTGATAAGTATCATATTTTGAACTTTTTAATTTTAATTTATAACTTGAAAGAAGAGGATTTTCAAATTTTGGATTGGCAGTCAATTCATTAACAACTTCGTTGACATCTTTACCTTTAATCTTGCCATTGCTATCAATTTCAAGATAATTTGAATATTCATTTCTTTCAATGAATTTCACATTAGGATTCCAAAATAGAATATTGCTTTTCGTTTTACGTACCGCAAGCGAAGCCACTAAAGCCGTTGTTACTGCCACAGAAGCAAGACTAATAAAAACAATATTGGCAATCTTTTTACGTTTTGCCTTATTAGCTATTTTTTTATAATTGTAACCATCAATTTCTTCTTCGCTAATTTCATTAACGCGTTGACCATATTTTTCTGCTTCTTCAAAAGGGTCTAATTCTTTTTTTTCTATAGGGTTTTCACTACTATCTTTTTTATTTTTCTTCATGTTTTTCCATTTCTATTGAAGTTTTAAGTTTAATGTCTTCAATAATTTGCTTTTTGTTAATTAATCAGCTTATTTTTGAAAGAGTAATGATTGGGTATTTTTTTGCTTTTAAAAATTTAATGTCATCTTTAAACTTGGTAAATTTTTGATAATTATTTTCATAACTATAAGAGTCAACAATGAACCCTAAAATAATTTGATTTGTTTCTTTATTAATAAGAACTAAATCGATTGTCTTAGTTCCAATTGAATAATTTTCAATAAAACCAAACAATTCACTACCAAGCGGAATTTCTTTAAGTTGATTGATGATATCAAACTTGAAATCTTGATAACTTAAAATTTCCATCGTCTTAGTTTCATCAAAAAGATCTGGTTCATGTTTAATTAGGTAATTTTTTTGGCTATTAAGTGGAAGATCTAAAAATTTTAGCCATTCTTTAAATAAAATCATGTCGCTTGTTGAGCGTTCGTTAATGTCTACATCACTTGCATAAATTGACTTGATAACAATGATTTTTTCTTTAGCTCGAGAAATTGCAACATTTAAGGCGTTTTTACCCCCGGCTCTAGCTACATAAGTTCCATATAAACTAGTATTGCGATCATAAACAACTGACATAATTACTAAATCAGCTTCATCACCTTGAATGTTTTCAATATTCTTTAGTTGCAGACGATCAGAATTTAGTGCTTCTTCAAGTAAGGGTTCTTCATTAAAAATTTTAGTAATTAAGTAGTCCTGCTGTTTGGCGTTGAAGACTAAAATAATTATTTTTTTGTATTTGTCTAAATTGGCTTTGGCAACTTGGATAGCTTTTTTGCCCTCCGCTTCATTCATACTGTTATCTCAAACACCATCAGTTTGGATTACCTCAATTGCTTTGTCGTTATCAATTTCTTCTTCAAAATCATCTACAACATCTAACTTAGATTCATAAAAATGACGCGAACTAAAAGTCATTAAAGCAGCCCGTTTAGAACGATAGTTTTTATCTAGCAAAATTGAATAAACACCTCTAGCAGTAGCATAATCCAAAAGTGATTCAATGTTACCCAATTCATTTTCTTCTTCAAAATTATATGAAACAGAAAATCATCTTGTTGGTTGCATTTGTTGACTATCACCTGCTAAGATTTTTCGCCTAGCTAAATATAGAATCGGGATACCTTTTTCAATAAAAATTTGACTTGATTCATCTAAAATAGCATAATCAAATTCACCTTTTGATCACATTGAAAGATCTAATTCAGGAGTTGTTACAATAATTGGAAAGAGGATTTTGATCATTTCTTTATGTTTGTGGAAAAACTTATATGGCTTTAGATGACTAGTTCTAATTGCCATTGCAAATGAAGTATATTGCCGTTTTTCTTCTTCATTAAAATCGTTCATTCGTTCTACTATTTTTTTAAGCATCATTTTTGCTAGAATAGCGTCATTGTTTAAATCAATAGTTTTTTCAATCAAAGCTTTTTTGTAAAAACTATCAATTTGCTCAACCGAATCAAAATTAATGGTGTTTACATGGTTTATTGCTCTATCAATGTCTATTGTAAACAAATTACTATCACTCATTAAAATTTTGACTGCTTCTTTAATTTCGCGAGGATAAATTGTAAATAGATTTGGTTTTTTCCCAAAATTAACTTGATATAAATGTTTTTTCAAAAAAGTTTCGTCGGCAAAATTGCCATTCAATTCATAGCGTATATTGGGGCTTAATAGCTTAAGATTCTCGAAACTTTCTTTACTAATCTTGCCATTAACAATAGCAGCATAAAAATCAAGAACATTGTCTAAATCATCAATTTTTAAGATGCTATCCAAATTATCTAAATAAAAACGATCATCATCAGAAAAAATTTGATGAGGAATTTCAGGATTTGATTCTTTAAAATTTTCTAGCAAGTAAATAAATTCTTTTAAAGGTTTATAAAAAGTTTCTTGACGTAGGTTTTTATCATTAAGAGCAAACAAACAAAACATTGATAATTTTTTTAGACGATTCTTTAAAACATCAAGAGCCGCTTTTTTCTGAGACACTACTAAAGCAGTAAACCCACGAGCAACAATATTGGCAATTAAGTTGCTAATTGTTTGTGATTTACCTGTGCCTGGTGGCCCTCAAATTATTGTATCTTGATACATTGACGAAACTGTCGCAACATCTTGCGAGAAGTTCGTGTCTTGAATTTTATATAACTTAAACTTATTGTCAAAGATAACCCGATTGATTTTTTCGCGATAAGCATTTTTATTGAAATCAGGGTTTAAAATCGATTCAAATTCATCATTTTCAATGATCTTTTTCATTTGATTTCATAAATATCCTGAAGAAACATTGTAAAAACCTAAAACTATTCCCGGCTGAAATTCAATAGTAGTATTTTTGATATTTTCTTGGTTTAGATTAGGAATTTTGTCTTTGATTTCTTGAGGAATTTTATAAACTGAACTTCAAGTGTTTTTGAAATACTCATAAACTTCACGAATTGAAAGATTACTAAAATCAAAATTGTCAACGTTTAATAAAAATCCTTCTTGATCAAGAAAAGTAACTAATTTTGAATTTATACGGATATCGGATTTAGAGTGTAAATAGACAAGTGAATTTTTAATTTCAAAGCTAACTTCTTTAAAAAACAGTGGTGCATAAATCGTCTTTTTTTCAGTTTTTACTGAAACAAAGAAAAAGCCAATATGGAGCGGTCAAATATTAGTTTCAATATTAATGTTTTGAGCTTTATTAACAATCTTTTTCCATTTAACAATTGACTTTTGAAATTGTAGTTCTAAATCATTGATGATTTTTTGGCGCGCTTGTTCAAAATCTACTGATAATTGTTTGAAAAGTGGATCGATAATCCGGCGATTGTATTCTTTAAAAACACTAATGACTTCGGCTTTGTTTTGGGCTTGTTCAACTTCTTTAATAATTTCTTTTGAACCAACTTCTGTTAATGTAAGATCAATTTGAAAATTATGGCAAATTTTGTCAAAAATTTCACTACCAAAACTTTTATAAACATCAAAAAACCGTTCATTATCTATCGAACAGTAAAGCGAAGTATCAAAAGTATCAATGTTAAGCAAATTTGCCATTAAGGTTTGATATTTATTATTAGCTGCGTTCATTAAAATCAAGTTCCTTTAAAATCAATTCTTCTAGGTATTTAGCACTATTACCAATTACTAGCGAAATTGCTTTACTTTGAAATGAAATTCCCGAAATGCCAGGCAATTTTTGAATTCCGGTTAGATTAACTTTTGATCTTTCTTTGAAATAGATTTTAATAATTTTTTGTGTAGCCGAGACATTATCAATATTATCTTTAGAGCCAATTAAATTCATTAACTCGTCAAAAGAAAAAGCAAGAGTATGTTCTACTGTCAAATAATCTTTTTTTTCAACTTGGCGATATTTAAAACGTCAATATATGCAAATTAACCCTAAAGTAAATATGATTAACAAGACATATTTCAATTTGTTCTTTTTACTCATCTTTAATCCTAATGTTCAAATTATAGTTATGTATTAATAAATGATAATATAATTACATATTACAACACGCAAATTGTATTTGGACTTTTGGAGGGAAATAAGAAAATGAATGGTAAAAAGACTTTACTAAGCGGCATTACGGCAACTGGTAAATTAACACTAGGCAACTACATTGGTGCTATTAAAAATATGGTAAAAATGCAAGAGCAATACGATTCTTATATTTTTGTTGCCGACTTACATGCTCTTACTATTCCGATCGACCCTAAAACGCTTGCTAAAAACCGTAATGACATTTTTTCACTTTATCTAGCGTGCGGGCTTGATCCTGAAAAATCAACAATTTTCTTTCAATCAGATGTTATTGAAAATGGCGTCATGAACTGATATGTCCTAACTAATACAACTATTGGCGAGCTATCAAGAATGACACAATACAAAGATAAATCAGCCAAGGTAAAGAGTGCTAATGGTATGGAAACTATTCCCACAGGTCTGTTGATTTATCCAACTTTAATGGCTAGCGACATCTTGCTTTACAACGCTGATGTAGTACCGGTTGGCATTGATCAAAAGCAACATGTTGAACTTGCTAGAAACCTTGCTCAAAGATTAAATAACAAATATAAAGTGGACTTCAAAATTCCTGAAGCGATCATTCCTAAAGTTGGCGCCAAGATCATGTCATTAGTTGAACCAACTAAAAAAATGTCTAAATCAGATGATAATCCCAAATCAGCCATTTATTTACTAGATGATCCTGATGAAGCTTACAAAAAAATTATTAAATCAGTGACTGACTCTGAAGGCAAAATTTATATTTCAGAAAATAAACCTGGCATTACTAATTTACTAACAATTTATAGCGCTTTAAAAGAAATTAGCCTCCTAGAAGCCGAAAATATATTCAAAGATAAAAATTATGGTGAACTTAAAATTGCCGTTGCTACTGTTGTCAAAGAATTTTTGACAAAC from the Metamycoplasma arthritidis genome contains:
- a CDS encoding PTS glucose transporter subunit IIB, yielding MSKKNKLKYVLLIIFTLGLICIYWRFKYRQVEKKDYLTVEHTLAFSFDELMNLIGSKDNIDNVSATQKIIKIYFKERSKVNLTGIQKLPGISGISFQSKAISLVIGNSAKYLEELILKELDFNERS
- a CDS encoding DEAD/DEAH box helicase, producing the protein MNAANNKYQTLMANLLNIDTFDTSLYCSIDNERFFDVYKSFGSEIFDKICHNFQIDLTLTEVGSKEIIKEVEQAQNKAEVISVFKEYNRRIIDPLFKQLSVDFEQARQKIINDLELQFQKSIVKWKKIVNKAQNINIETNIWPLHIGFFFVSVKTEKKTIYAPLFFKEVSFEIKNSLVYLHSKSDIRINSKLVTFLDQEGFLLNVDNFDFSNLSIREVYEYFKNTWSSVYKIPQEIKDKIPNLNQENIKNTTIEFQPGIVLGFYNVSSGYLWNQMKKIIENDEFESILNPDFNKNAYREKINRVIFDNKFKLYKIQDTNFSQDVATVSSMYQDTIIWGPPGTGKSQTISNLIANIVARGFTALVVSQKKAALDVLKNRLKKLSMFCLFALNDKNLRQETFYKPLKEFIYLLENFKESNPEIPHQIFSDDDRFYLDNLDSILKIDDLDNVLDFYAAIVNGKISKESFENLKLLSPNIRYELNGNFADETFLKKHLYQVNFGKKPNLFTIYPREIKEAVKILMSDSNLFTIDIDRAINHVNTINFDSVEQIDSFYKKALIEKTIDLNNDAILAKMMLKKIVERMNDFNEEEKRQYTSFAMAIRTSHLKPYKFFHKHKEMIKILFPIIVTTPELDLSMWSKGEFDYAILDESSQIFIEKGIPILYLARRKILAGDSQQMQPTRWFSVSYNFEEENELGNIESLLDYATARGVYSILLDKNYRSKRAALMTFSSRHFYESKLDVVDDFEEEIDNDKAIEVIQTDGVWDNSMNEAEGKKAIQVAKANLDKYKKIIILVFNAKQQDYLITKIFNEEPLLEEALNSDRLQLKNIENIQGDEADLVIMSVVYDRNTSLYGTYVARAGGKNALNVAISRAKEKIIVIKSIYASDVDINERSTSDMILFKEWLKFLDLPLNSQKNYLIKHEPDLFDETKTMEILSYQDFKFDIINQLKEIPLGSELFGFIENYSIGTKTIDLVLINKETNQIILGFIVDSYSYENNYQKFTKFKDDIKFLKAKKYPIITLSKISWLINKKQIIEDIKLKTSIEMEKHEEK
- a CDS encoding hemolysin family protein, encoding MPSPTPWHIYLIEIIAILVLLISSAIFSSCETAYTSVGSAKIQSLIDNKKRGAKLIQKQHANFNRTLSVVLLGNNLVNILGSVLLSLVLNQAIPNKDGLVLLISTLVMTPITVIFAEIIPKLVAKAHPVGVIKTFYWFIETLYWIFFPISYPISKLGKRIYITNTEEEVKSLLNVAKNEGVLEINESSMAKNALDLDSTKVSQHYIKLKNVDYIMSHFSLAETLAKFKETKFSRLPIKKDDNLIGIILLRDIFFLKKGNIMNYIKTVPNISANSTLSSALEKMRRSQAQMAFVVENNSSEKVIGIITIEDILEEVVGEIYDEYDTDETIYEISLEKCRAKGMVTMKDLWKQLELAEVLNLELPDNEEDQKLFNWFSEQVGHKPRLNTKLVYKDLISFKLIEKVSKTGVSDIFEIDWSK
- the def gene encoding peptide deformylase — translated: MFKFEDVTLIELPNKTLRQKSNDITLPLTKEDEDLIQKMIFHVDDSQEKETKFRPAVGVAAVQYGILKNVFYILLKDENNEVLFKDALINPQMVAHSEHKLALDEGEGCLSVNQNDPGQAGYVPRYARVVMKAYSYYEKKEKTYDVSGYLAIIFQHEYDHLFGKLFIDHLNKKEPWKVPKNTTII
- the trpS gene encoding tryptophan--tRNA ligase; this encodes MNGKKTLLSGITATGKLTLGNYIGAIKNMVKMQEQYDSYIFVADLHALTIPIDPKTLAKNRNDIFSLYLACGLDPEKSTIFFQSDVIENGVMNWYVLTNTTIGELSRMTQYKDKSAKVKSANGMETIPTGLLIYPTLMASDILLYNADVVPVGIDQKQHVELARNLAQRLNNKYKVDFKIPEAIIPKVGAKIMSLVEPTKKMSKSDDNPKSAIYLLDDPDEAYKKIIKSVTDSEGKIYISENKPGITNLLTIYSALKEISLLEAENIFKDKNYGELKIAVATVVKEFLTNIQEKYHRIIAQLDKYRELGANKASKIAKENLKKLTKGIGLN